Part of the Oerskovia paurometabola genome is shown below.
CGACGCGCTGCCCGGGCGCGACGTCGACCACGACCGGCAGGACGTTGACGCGCACGGTCGGCACGACCGCCGCGACCGACCGCATGCGGTTCATCGCGGGCATCGCGACGGCCACGCGGCGGCGCCCCGCGACGAGGGCGAGGTGCACCGCGAAGGTGGCCGCGACGACGTCGGGCCAGCCGGCACCGGAGCGCGCGGCGACCTCCTCGAGCGGCCCGACGGCGCAGCCCACGTCGTGCGCGACGCGGACCACGGCGTCGGCCGGGACGGGTTCCGGACCGACCGTGCCCACGGGCCCCTCGCTGAAGCTGCCCGGCCCGCCGTCGAGGTCAGCCACCCGGGAGGCCCAGTGCTCCCTGTCCCGCTCCCGCTCGGGGGACGCCGCGTACCGGGCCTCCTCGGCCACCACGTCCGCGACCTTCCCGAACGGGCTCGGGCCCACCTCACGCCCCGACGTGAGCGCGGTGAAGACCTCCGCGACGCGGCGCACGACGAGCGTGATCCCGTACGCGTCGAGGATCGCGTGGTGCACCACGAGGGACCACCACACGGTCGTGGCGTCGAGGCGCACGACCGCCTGGCGGGCCAGGCCCGGGACGTCGAGCGTGAAGGGCAGCGCGCGGTCCGTCTCGACGAGAGCGGCCGCACGGGCCCGGGCGCCGGGCACCCCCGACAGGTCCAGGACCCGCAGGCCCCCCGTCGCGGCGTCCGCGCGCGCGCTCGTGAGCGCTGGCCCGCCGGCCGGATGGACGACCTGCGCGACGTCGTCGGACACCACGAACGCCGTCCGCAACGCCTCCGTCTCCCCGACCACCAGCTCGACCGCGAGGGCCAGCACACCCGTGTCGAGCTCGCCCGTGATCTCGACGACCTCACCCACCGCGAACGCGGACGTGTCGGGACGCACGAGCTGCGCGCCGATCACGCCGAGCTGCGCGGTCGTGAGCGGAAGGCCTGCGGGCACGGCGAGCACGGCGGGGGCCACGTCGAGGGGCGCGAGGTCGGGGGCGGAGGACGTCGTCATCAGCCCTGGAGGTCCTTGAGCACGACCTCGAGCTGGTCGAGGACGTCGAGCGCCAGGCTGTAGCGGTCCGCGAAGAAGTAGCGGATGCCGTACGCGTGCCCTGCGGTCACTGCCGGCAGCGACTGGTAGGTCGAGGCGGCCGCGAGCTCCTCGGCGCCGGGTCCGGGCTGGCCGTCGACCGTCTGCTCGGTCAGCACGACGGTCGCGTCCGCGACCTGGCCGAGCTGCTCGTAGGACAGGAACGCGCCGTTCTCGGTCTTCTCCTCGGCCACGACCTCCGGCAGCGGCGCACCGATGTCGGTGAGGATGCCGCCGATCCACGAGATCTGCGAGTAGACCGTGATCTCCTCGAACGAGTCGAGCCCCGCGAACGTGTTGGCGGCGATGACGTCGCCGTAGGTCTCCTTGATCTCCGCGACGCGGGCCTCGTACTCGGCCTTGGTCGCCTCGGCCTCCGTACCGGCGCCGAGCGCCGACGCGATCTCGACCGACGCGTCCTTGACGGTCGCCGAGCCCGTCGCACGGATGAGGACCGTCGGGGCGATCTGGGAGAGCTTGTCGAAGTCGGCCTTCTTCTCGGCGCTGAGCTCTTCCTCCTTGCCGCCGCGCACGAACCCGACGATGAGGTCGGGTCTCAGCGAAGCGATCTTCTCGTAGTCCCAGCCGTCCGCGCCCATGACGATCGGCAGGTCCGCGACCTGCTCGAACTCCTCGGGCAGGTACGAGTCGGCGTAGTCGCCGTCCGCGGTCGCGACGGGCACGATGCCCGCCTCGAGGAGCGGCCCCGTGCCGCCCTCGAGCGCGACGACGCGCTGCGGGTCCGCGGGGACGTCGACCTTCCCGAACGCGGTCTCGACCGTGCGGGTGCCGGCCTCGGCCGAGGACCCGGGCGGCTCGTCGGCCACCGACGTGCCGCCCGCGCACCCGCCCACGGCGAGGACCGCGGCGAGGGCCGGGACGAGCAGCCAGGCGGTGGCGCGGGAGGTCCGGGTGCCACGCGCGGTGGTGAGGGTTCGGGTGCTGGACATGCTGGGGTTCTCCTTGGGATGGGTCTGGCGGGGTCGTGCGGTGTTCGTCCGTGGTGCGGACGTGGTGCGGGGGCAGTGTGGGCGGCCCGCCTCAGGCGGCGACGCCCAGCGCGCGCAGGCAGCCGCGCAGCGTGGGCTCGACCGCGACCTGGGCGAACTCGACGGGCCGCCCCGCGGCGCGCCAGCGCTCGAGCAGGGCCATGAGCCGCACCGAGTCCAGCCCGTGGTCGGTCAGGTCGTCGTCGAGCCCGATCTCGTGGGCGGCCGAGCCGCCCGCGCCCAGGACGTCGACGACGTCCGCGAGGGCCTGCTCGCGCGTGATGGGTGTCGGGGTCGGGTGCGTCATGCGGTTCCTCCGGTGGCGCGGAGCGCGCCGGTGCGCGCGGGCGGACGCCTGGCCAGGACGTCGGAGCGGACGGGGACCACGAGCGGCCAGCCCTCGGGGTCGGTCATGACGTGGGCGCGGATCCCGAACACGTGCCGGACGACGTCGGCGTCCAGGACCTCCGCGGGGCGTCCCTGGGCCACGACCGCGCCGTCCTTCATGAGGACGAGCTGGGTCGCGTACCGGACGGCGAGGTTGAGGTCGTGCAGGACCGCGACGACCGTGCGGCCCTCGTCGTGCAGGCGCGCGCACGTGTCGAGGACGTCGATCTGGTGCGCGATGTCGAGGAACGTCGTGGGCTCGTCGAGCAGCAGCAGCGAGGTCTCCTGGGCGAGGGCCATGGCGATCCACACGCGCTGACGCTGCCCGCCCGACAGCTCGCTCACGCGCCGGGTCGACAGGTCGAGCGTGTCGGTCGCGAGGAGCACCTCGTCGATCACCCGGTGGTCCTCGGCGGACAGCGCGCGCAGGAAGCCCTGATGCGGGTGGCGGCCACGGGCCACGAGGTCGCGCACCCGGATGCCGTCGGGGCCGATCGGCGACTGCGGCAGGAAGGCGAGCCGCCTGGCGACCTCGCGCGGGGGCATCGACGTCACGGCCAGCCCGTCGAGCTCGACGGTCCCGGCCGTGGGGCGCAGGATGCGGGCGAGGGACAGCAGCAGGGTCGACTTGCCGCAGCCGTTGGGCCCGACGACGACCGTGAGCTCGCCCTGGAGGATCTCGAGGTCGACGCCCTGGAGCACGTCGCGCTTGCCGTAGCCGACGCGCAGGTCGGTCGTCGTGAGGCTCATCGGACGGCCACCGCGTCGGCACGGACGGCGGGCGCAGCTCGGCGGGCCAGGACCGACGCGAGCACCTCTCCGGCGCGGACGCCCAGCGTGGACAGCAGGGTCGAGCTGAGACCGTGCGAGTGCTCGGACTGCCCCACGAGGTAGAGCCCGGCGTCAGCGGGCTCGGTGAGCCGTGCACGGTGGTCGCGGTGCAGGTCCAGGGCCCCGTCGGCGTCGCGACCGAGCAGGTCGGTCGTGCCGCCGAGCAGGGTCGCCGGGTCCAGGGGCCGGTAGCCCGTGGCGAGCACGACCAGGTCCGCGTCGAGGACGGTCGTCGTCCCCGTGAGGTTCTCGGCGAGCGTCAGGGCCACCGGGCCGTCCGATGCGTCCCGCACGTCGAGCACCTCGGCGCACCGGTGCCAGTGCAGGCGCTCCCGGCCGAGCCACCGGTCGCGGTACTCGTGCTCGTGCAGCGCGCGGATGGTGTCCTCGGCGACGACCGAGTAGTTGGTGTTGCGGTGGTGCGCCATGAGCTGCGCGCGCCCGGCGGGCGGGGCGTCGTAGAAGACGTCGACCGTGCCCGGGTCGAACACCGAGTTGGCGTAGGGCGTCGAGTCCGAGGGCGAGAAGCCGTAGCGGCGCGCCACCGAGCGGACCTCGGCGCCGGGGAACCGGTCGTAGAGGTCGAGCATGATCTCGGCCGCGCTCTGCCCCGCGCCCACGACCACGGCGCGCCGCACGTCGTGGTCGACGAGCGCGATGCGGTCGAGGTAGCGCTGGTTGTGCCAGACCCGACCGGACTCGACGACGCCCGCCGGGAGACGGGGCTGCAGGCCCGCGGCCACGACGACGTCGCGGGCCCTGGTCCTGCTCTGGCCGTGCTCGCCCGCGACCGTGACGTCGAACGCGACGACCCGCCCGCCGTCGCGCACGGGCGTCACGGACTCGACCGACGAGCCGTAGCGCGTGAACCCCGCCAGGCGGGCCGCTGCCCAGCGCAGGTACGCCGCGAACTCGACGCGCAACGGCGCGAAGCTGCCCCGGTTGAGAAAGTCGACGAGGCGGCCCTGCTCGTGCAGGAACGCGAGGAACGAGTAGTCGCTCGTGGGGTTGCGCAGCGTCACGAGGTCCTTGGCGAACGCGACCTGCATGTGGGCGTCCTCGAAGAGCATCCCGTGGTGCCAGCGCGACGTGGCCTGGCGCTCGTGGAAGACCGCGCGCAGCGGTGCACGGCCGCTCGCGTTGTGCTCCTCGATCGCGATCGCGAGCGCCATGTTGGACGGCCCGAAGCCGAGTCCCAGGAGGTCGACGTCGACGTCGTGCCCGGGGCGGCGGGGGTCCTGCGTGCGGGACGGGTTGCTCATCGCGGGCTCCACGGCTGGGTGCGGGGTTCGGTGCCGGCGGCCGCGGGAGCGGGGGCCGGGTGGGCACGGTCGACCTTGCCGACCGCGGTGGTGGCGAGCGCCTCGACGGACTCGAACCGGTCGGGGATCTTGTAGGCGGCGATGCCGCGCTCGCGCAGGAACCTGCGCAGCACGGGGCCGGTCGGCGCGACCGCCCCGGGGCGCACCACGACGCGCGCGACCGCACGCTCGCCCAGGTACTCGTCGGGCTCGCCGACGACGCTCACGTCGAGCACGTCGGGGTGCGCGCGCAGGTGGTTCTCGACCTCGGCGGGGGCGACCTTCTCTCCCCCGCGGTTGATCTGCTCCTTGGCGCGCCCGACGACCGTGAGGTAGCCGTCGGCGTCGCGCGTCACGAGGTCGCCCGTGCGGTAGAAGCCGTCGGCCGTGAACGAGCGGGCGTCGTGCTCGGGCGCCCGGTAGTAGCCGCGGATCGTGTAGGGACCGCGGGTCAGCAGGTGCCCCGGCTGCCCGTCGGCGACCGGCTCGTCGTGGTCGTCCACGACCCGGACCTCGTCGGCGGGCGAGATCGGGCGCCCCTGGGTCCTGACGACGACCTCACGCGCATCGCCCGCCCGGGTGTAGCAGACGAGCCCCTCGGCCATGCCGAAGACCTGCTGGAGCGTGTCCCCGAAGACCGCGAGCAGCCGTTCGGCGGCACTCGTCCCGAGCTTGGCTCCCCCGACCTGGAGGACCTGGAGCGAGGAGAGGTCGTGCGTGGCGACGAGCGGCGAGGCGGCCCAGACGTGTGCGAGCGGCGGCACGAGGGCCACGTGCGTGACGCGGTGCCGCTCGACGAGCGCGAACGCCGTGTCCGGGGCGCCGTGCGGGGACAGGACCACGGTCCCGCCCGCGTGCAGGACCCCGAGCACGCCGGGAGACGTCAGGGCGTAGTTGTGCGCGACCGGCAGCGTCGCGAGGTAGGTGGAGCCGGGGCCCAGGCCGCAGATCCGTGCGCTCTCGCGCACCGAGTACAGGTAGTCGGCGTGGGTGCGCGGGATGAGCTTGGGCGTGCCGGTGGTCCCACCCGAGAGCTGCAGGAGCACGACGTCGGACGGGTGCGCGGCGTCCTCGAAGGGCCCACGGACCGTGGTCAGGTCCGATCGGCGCAGGTCGTCGAGCGCATGCGCGGAGAACGCGCCGGACGGGTCCGGCCGCCCGTCGGGACCTGCCGGAGCGACCCCCACGACCACGACGTGCCGCACCGAGGCCACGGCCCCGGCGACCTCGCGTGCGAGGGCCGCGTGGTCGAAGCCCACCTCGACACCGCTCGTCACGAGCGCGACGGCGCCCGTGTGCGCCGCGAAGTACTCGACCTCGGTGCGCCGGTGCGCGGGCAGCGCGAGGACCGGCACGACGCCCGACC
Proteins encoded:
- a CDS encoding ABC transporter ATP-binding protein, which gives rise to MSLTTTDLRVGYGKRDVLQGVDLEILQGELTVVVGPNGCGKSTLLLSLARILRPTAGTVELDGLAVTSMPPREVARRLAFLPQSPIGPDGIRVRDLVARGRHPHQGFLRALSAEDHRVIDEVLLATDTLDLSTRRVSELSGGQRQRVWIAMALAQETSLLLLDEPTTFLDIAHQIDVLDTCARLHDEGRTVVAVLHDLNLAVRYATQLVLMKDGAVVAQGRPAEVLDADVVRHVFGIRAHVMTDPEGWPLVVPVRSDVLARRPPARTGALRATGGTA
- a CDS encoding ABC transporter substrate-binding protein; translated protein: MSSTRTLTTARGTRTSRATAWLLVPALAAVLAVGGCAGGTSVADEPPGSSAEAGTRTVETAFGKVDVPADPQRVVALEGGTGPLLEAGIVPVATADGDYADSYLPEEFEQVADLPIVMGADGWDYEKIASLRPDLIVGFVRGGKEEELSAEKKADFDKLSQIAPTVLIRATGSATVKDASVEIASALGAGTEAEATKAEYEARVAEIKETYGDVIAANTFAGLDSFEEITVYSQISWIGGILTDIGAPLPEVVAEEKTENGAFLSYEQLGQVADATVVLTEQTVDGQPGPGAEELAAASTYQSLPAVTAGHAYGIRYFFADRYSLALDVLDQLEVVLKDLQG
- a CDS encoding phosphopantetheine-binding protein codes for the protein MTHPTPTPITREQALADVVDVLGAGGSAAHEIGLDDDLTDHGLDSVRLMALLERWRAAGRPVEFAQVAVEPTLRGCLRALGVAA
- a CDS encoding (2,3-dihydroxybenzoyl)adenylate synthase, producing MTAAPRVRPAPHVLDGAVPYPAETADRYRAAGFWTDQTLGSLVRDAAAARPDATALVDAARSLTYADLDRAADDLAHGFAALGLRRGDRVVVQLPSASELVEVLVALGRSGVVPVLALPAHRRTEVEYFAAHTGAVALVTSGVEVGFDHAALAREVAGAVASVRHVVVVGVAPAGPDGRPDPSGAFSAHALDDLRRSDLTTVRGPFEDAAHPSDVVLLQLSGGTTGTPKLIPRTHADYLYSVRESARICGLGPGSTYLATLPVAHNYALTSPGVLGVLHAGGTVVLSPHGAPDTAFALVERHRVTHVALVPPLAHVWAASPLVATHDLSSLQVLQVGGAKLGTSAAERLLAVFGDTLQQVFGMAEGLVCYTRAGDAREVVVRTQGRPISPADEVRVVDDHDEPVADGQPGHLLTRGPYTIRGYYRAPEHDARSFTADGFYRTGDLVTRDADGYLTVVGRAKEQINRGGEKVAPAEVENHLRAHPDVLDVSVVGEPDEYLGERAVARVVVRPGAVAPTGPVLRRFLRERGIAAYKIPDRFESVEALATTAVGKVDRAHPAPAPAAAGTEPRTQPWSPR
- a CDS encoding lysine N(6)-hydroxylase/L-ornithine N(5)-oxygenase family protein; the protein is MSNPSRTQDPRRPGHDVDVDLLGLGFGPSNMALAIAIEEHNASGRAPLRAVFHERQATSRWHHGMLFEDAHMQVAFAKDLVTLRNPTSDYSFLAFLHEQGRLVDFLNRGSFAPLRVEFAAYLRWAAARLAGFTRYGSSVESVTPVRDGGRVVAFDVTVAGEHGQSRTRARDVVVAAGLQPRLPAGVVESGRVWHNQRYLDRIALVDHDVRRAVVVGAGQSAAEIMLDLYDRFPGAEVRSVARRYGFSPSDSTPYANSVFDPGTVDVFYDAPPAGRAQLMAHHRNTNYSVVAEDTIRALHEHEYRDRWLGRERLHWHRCAEVLDVRDASDGPVALTLAENLTGTTTVLDADLVVLATGYRPLDPATLLGGTTDLLGRDADGALDLHRDHRARLTEPADAGLYLVGQSEHSHGLSSTLLSTLGVRAGEVLASVLARRAAPAVRADAVAVR